DNA from Acidobacteriota bacterium:
TCTTTCATGGCTTTGCGGCATCTCATCGTCGCTCTCCTAGACCGCCTTCCGGGCCAGCAGATGGGCCCGGACCTTCAGCCGGGCCTTGAACAGCTGGGACTTGGAGGTCCCGACCGCGCAGCCGATCGTCCGGGCGATCTCCCCGTGCTTGAAGCCCTGGACGTCGTGGAGGACGAAGACTGTGCGCAGCCGCGGGGCCAGGGCCTGGATGGCCTCCTCGAGGGGCCCCTGGATGTCCTTCTCGACAGGATCCGTCCCAGGCTCCTCGATCCGGCCTTCGATATCGGCCAGCGGGACGACCTTGCCGGCCTGGGTTCTTTTCTGGCGCAGATGGCTGTAAGCCGTGTTCAGGGCGATGCGGTAGACCCAGGCCGGGAACGTGGAGGCGTCGCGCACTTCGCTCATGTGGCTGAAGACCTTGAGAAAGACGTCCTGGAGCAGGTCCTCGGCCGAGGCCCGGTCCTGGGCGTGTCGGTAGACGAGGCCAAAGACCGGCCCCTTGAACATCTCGTAGATGGCTTCGAGCGCCGCCATCTCGCCGGCCCGGCCCCGGTCCACGAGATCAGCCAGGCGGGCCTTGTCGGCCGTTCCCCAGATGGGGCCCTCGCCGCGCAAGCGCTCCATGTCTAGGGCCGACTCGAGGAAGGATTCGTAATCGTCACAGAATCCATTATCCCCGATTTGGCCGGGAACCGCCAGGAGCAAGCTGCAGGCGCTCATCTCGTTCACACCGGTATAGATGAAAACGGGGGGGAAAAGGTTGCCCGGCAGGACCGGGGCGGTCAGGGTCTGGACCTGAAGCCGATCGCCGAATGGGCGCCGTCGCAGAAGGGCTTGTTCGCGGACCGGCCGCACCGGCACAGGGTCACCCGGTTGCGCCGCTCGTATTCGCGGCCCCCGGCCGATTCGATAGCGATCCCGCCCCTGACCCAGATGGGGCCGGCCAGCCCCGTCCGGGGATCCTCGATCAGGCTGATGCCGGGCCGGCAGGCGGGCTCGATGGCCCGCCCCGTCGTCTTGTCCCAGGCCGCCAGGCTCCCCGACGGGCAATTGCAGGCCTCTTCGACGGCCCTGGCGCGGCACCCGGGATCATCGGACGCCCCGGCGTAGTTC
Protein-coding regions in this window:
- a CDS encoding RNA polymerase sigma factor, yielding MERLRGEGPIWGTADKARLADLVDRGRAGEMAALEAIYEMFKGPVFGLVYRHAQDRASAEDLLQDVFLKVFSHMSEVRDASTFPAWVYRIALNTAYSHLRQKRTQAGKVVPLADIEGRIEEPGTDPVEKDIQGPLEEAIQALAPRLRTVFVLHDVQGFKHGEIARTIGCAVGTSKSQLFKARLKVRAHLLARKAV